The genomic window GCCCCATTCCCCCTTGGCCAGCCCCCACCTCACAGGCCGTCCCCATCCCCCGCCAGCCCAGGGTCCTCTCTGACCCAGCGTCCACATCACGGGGACGTCGCCCTGGTCACCTCACTGGAACTTTAGCCTGAGAGACGCTGAGCGCTCAGAATTCACGTACACCCGGGGAGGGGCCGGCCTGAGGCGCAGGGTGCAGAGCAGCCACCCGGGACTCCTGGTCCAGGTCAGAGTGCCAGAGACagagccccaccccgccccacccactccctgctcacggccctgggaagcagccttggggccctgcctcccacacggcAAACCCTGAGGGAGTTCTGAGTCCTGCATttgcctggcctaggcctggtgttaaggccacctggggagtgaacgagcaggtggaagattgatgggtctctctccctccctccactctctctttcaaataaaggaatcctttttttaaaaaaatgtaaaacctaGGGGCTGTGCACTCACCGGGACCCCACAGCTGGGAGGGGATGCACCATGATGCCTTAGGGAGGGAAACAATGTTTAATAGGAAGAATGACACAAGGTAACGcagtgtttttgttatttaaatgaCACGCAATTCCCTGGGGAACATACAAAAATAGACACCAGGAAGGGGGCCTGTGTCTCTCAGGAGCAAGGGGCAGGCATATAAAGGGCCAGCAGGGGGAGGCACCACACAGACACCTccttctgcacctgctcctgcgaccactcccctccacctccagaaccatgggctgctctggctgttccgggggctgcggctccagctgtgggggctgcggctccagctgctgtgtgcccgtgtgctgctgcaagcccgtgtgctgctgtgtgcccgcctgctcctccagctgtggctcctgcggGGGCAGCaaggggggctgtggctcctgtgggggctccaaggggggctgtggctcctgtgggggctccaaggggggctgtggctcctgtgggggctccaaggggggctgtggctcctgtgggggctccaaggggggctgtggctcctgtgggggctccaaggggggctgtggctcctgtgggggctccaaggggggctgtggctcctgtgggggctccaaggggagctgtggctcctgtggctgctgccagtccagctgttgccagccctgctgttgccAGTCCAGTTGTTGCAAACCCTGCTGTTGCCAGTCCTGCTGCTGtaagcccgtgtgctgctgtgtgcccgcctgttcctccagctgtggctcctgtggctgTTGCCAGACTTgctgttgcaaaccctgctgctcccagtccagctgttgcaagtccagctgttgcaaaccctgctgctcccagtccagctgttgccagtccagctgttgcaaaccctgctgctcccagtccagctgctgtgtgcccgtgtgctgccAGTGCAAGATCTGATATTCCTATCTCAGTCTTCCGGAGGCTTCATGCCACCCACTCAGAGTCCGACCATTCCTCACACTGAGGGATGCAGAGGTCCTGAGTGAGGCGTGTCCTGTGGGCATCCACTGGAATCACAGATGTAGatttctgggctggtgctgtggcacagtaggtaaagctgccgcctgcaaagccagcaccccatatgtttccggtttgagtcccagctgctccacttccaatccagctccttgctaatggcctgagaaatcagtggaggaaggcccaagttcttgggcccctgcacctccatgggagacctggaagaagctcctggctcctggcttcagcctggcccatctccagccactggggaatgaaccagcatatggaagacctctctctctgtctctctctctctctctctctctctctctctctctcccttcccctcctttccactctgttactctgtcgattaaataaataaatcttaaaaaaaaaaaaaaaagatgttgctttctctgcttccccCTGAAGTGCTGCCGTGGGTGGAGCCAGCAGTGCCGGCTGAGGACCTGATTAAGAGCGGCAgccaaggtgggggtgggggggctgtcgCCCAGGGTCTGCCCTGTGCAGCTGGTGGGGCGGGGCTCGCTGGGGCAGCCACATGAGCCTCAGGCATTTGAGCTGGGcgtggagaggaggagaggtccCCGCAGCCCCCGAAGCTGCCCATCTCTGATAAAGACTGTCAGAGAACCTGACCTTGTGCCTGGGAGAGCCACACAGGGCTGGTGCCTGggaagcctccctccctcccagccaatGGACCAACGTAGACCCCAGGCTTGGACGTGTTCCCCCTAAGGGCCAGGTGCCTCACTGGGCCTGAGGCCCCCGGGGCTCCAGGAGCCTGCACCTTGAAGGACACAGCCACTGCCAGTCAGACGCCCCCTCAGCTGCCCCAGGAACACACTGAGAAAGGCCCCAGCCCCCTCATCCCTCCatcactgccccccaccctgcccactcCGGGACTCGgccctggcctctcccagccAGGAGCTGCTCCTCATCCTGACCCCAGCCAACCCCCCGCTCTCCGCCCTCTTGGACTCCCTGTCCAGGGGGCTGTACATGGCCCCAACCCACCCGGGTCTCTGCCCTCGCAGGTCAAAGATCAAACCacgcccccaacacacaccaacACCAACACGCCCTTCCCCTGTGAAGCTCATCCTGGCAGGTTCTTCTCGcccttgaacttgaacttcttCCACTttttgtgccccccccccaaaccaCATCCAATCGGCACCTGTTGGCCCCTCATTTGTTCCTTCAACAAAGGGTTCCTGGACCCACGGGGGGTCACTGGGGACAGGCACGAGGTGGCAAATGCCAgggccagggaggtggggggTAAGAAGAGTCAAGGCAGGGAGGGGGTCcccagggaagagagaggaggaagtggaaTGCCACGGGCTGAGCCATGCTCCTGAAATTCACCTGCTTGCATCCTGACCCCAGGCCCTCGGCTGGCAGCTGCACTGGGAGACAAGCCTTTGGCCAGATGACTGAGTTAAAATGAACTCACTAGAGGGTCCCAGTCCAGTAGGACCAGCGTCCATCCGAGAAGAGgcaggacacacacagagggacgaCCACCAAAGGGCACAGGGCGGAACCGCTGTCCACCAGCCCGGGAGCAGCCGGCCCcacacagctgggtctgggcctgcAGCCGCCAGGACAGGGACACTGTGCCGTGGCAGCCCCAGCAGACTCGCACATGCACAGGGAGGGGCGTGTGAGACGGGCTGGGGGTCCTTGGGGAGGAAGagagtctgggggtgggggtgggtgctcAGGGGGCATCAGGGGTGCAGGAAGACATCAGCTGGAGCACGAAGCGGCCTAAAGGCTGGGACACCGCAACAGACTTCCAGCACCTGCTGCAAGGGGCGGGCGTTTGGCGCAAAACTTAAGacgcggggcgggggggcagtgctgtggcatagcgggtaaagcctctgcctgcggtgccggcatccatatgggcaccggttcgagtcccggctgctcctcttcctacccagctctctgctaatgccctgggaaggcagtggaggatgcccaagtgcttgggccctgcacccacatgggagacccggaggaaactgctggctcctggctccagcctggcccagctctggttgttgcaaccatttagggagtgagccagtggatgggagatctctctgtctctctccctctctctctctctctctgtaattctgcctttcaaataaataaaataaaatttaaaaataaagaaatgggagCCCAAGTGCGCCCATAATCAGGAGAGAAATGGGATTGCTCACGTGGAGCCTTGCAACAACTACCCCTGCACATCCAGGCGCGTCCCTGGCTAATTCCAAGGAACACTTCTGGAGGAAGCACTCCCTTCATACAGGAGCTCtcccaggaagaggaggaggagggcgaattccctggagcctgggcaggcaggaggggaaggtGAAACCAGCCTGGGGCCTCTCGGGGTGACGGCTGCAGAAGCCTTGCCCACAGAGCTGCAGGTCGCGGCGCGTGTGAAGGCAGCGCACTCGTGGGCGCGGTGTCTCCCTCTGAAGCCACTAATTGCAGAGATCATCACGCTAATTAGGGTGGCGGGTTCCCCAGACGCCCGCGAGACGCTTCTCGCTCCCTCCTCCGAAGCCGCTTTTAATCCCTCCTCCTGGGGCAAGGGCCGGGCCTGGCACCTCCTGGCTGAGAGACAGAGCGTGGAAAAGGAGCCTTCGTGACCCCCAGGACAGCAGCGTGGGTGGCACCAGCTGAGCCAGGTAGGGCCAGGTGGCTGGCACCCGCGATGTGGTGCAGGCACCTcccgggctgggggcaggggctggccagggGCCACCGTGTGCAGCCCGACCTACGTCGCAGGGCTGCTCTGGGCCTTCCTGCTGAGACTGACACAGAGGTGGGCAGAGTGGTGGCCACGGTGTGGGGGCCCTGGCCCACCAGCTGCCGGCCCGAATTCCAAACGAGCCAGATCCGTGCTCACACCTGAAAGGTGGCGGGGGCCACGCGCCCCGGGTTCTGAAGCGACattcctctctcttcccacctctcccttctctctcttcccacctctcccttctctctcttcccacctctccctcctctctcttcccacctctccctcctctctcttcccacctctccctcctctctcttcccacctctcccttctctctcttcccacctctcccttctctctcttcccacctctccctcctctctcttcccacctctccctctctcttctcacctctccctcctctcttcccacctctcccttctctctcttcccacctctccctcctctctcttctcacctctccctcctctcttctcacctctcccttctctctcttcccacctctccctctctcttcccacctctccctctctcttcccacctctccctctctcttcccacctctccctcctctctcttcccacctctccctcctctctcttcccacctctcccttctctcttcccacctctccctcctctctcttcccacctctcccttctctcttcccacctctcccttctctctcttcccacctctccctctctcttcccacctctccctctctcttcccacctctccctcctctctctttctccactgcCCCTACACACGAGGCTCCAAGCGTACATACAAGGActattcagaaagttcacagtGGGGCCAGTgcgggccggagctgtggcacagcaggttaaggcactgcctgtgacaccagcatcccatacaggggcggttcaaatcccagctgctccacttacggtCCAGCTCActataatgcacctgggaaagcagtggaggatgcccaagtccttgggcccctgcacccacgtgggagacccagaggaagctcctggctcctggcttcaacctggcccatactcggccattgcagcctggggagtgaaccagcagatggtggatatctctctctctctctctctctctccctctctctctctctctctccctctcttctactctcttctcttttccctctgtctctctccttctctctgtatttctgcctttcaatcaaataaataaatcttaaaaaaaaaaaaaaaaaaaaacagcaaaggcctgggaaggcagcagaagtggcTTAAGTAtgtgggtcgctgccacccacgtgggagaccgggctgcagttcttagctcctggcttcagcctggtgcgcCCTCGCTGAGGCGACCATTTAGGgatgagggagtgaaccagttatagatgattctctccttctctgtctttccctctctgtcactctgcctgttaaatacataaatgattgttaaaagacttattatttgacaggtagaacgACGGGGagcagggagatcttccatctgctgactcattccccaagtggctacaatagccagagctggactggtctgaagccaggagccaggagtttctttggggtctcccacatgggtgcaggggcccaaggactcgagccatcttctactgttttcccagctacattagcagggagctggaacagaaatggaacagccaagacaccaactggcaccgatatgggacaCTAGtaccacaggtggtagctttacctgctatgccacagcgccggcccaataaataatctttaaaaacttaatcctccgcctgcggcgctggcaccccgggttctagtcccagtcagggcgccggattctgtcccagttgctcctcttccagtccagctctctgctgtggcccgggagggcagtggaggatggcccaggtccttgggccctacacccgcatgggagaccaggaggaagtacctggctcctggcttcagatcggtgcagcgccggtcgtagcggccatttggggggtgaaccaacagaaggaagacctttctctctctctctctctctcattgaaaaaaaaaaaaaaaaaaaacaccttaacaAGGTTTCTCCGGAGGACATATGCAAACAGAAGCACGAGAGACAGTGCatcatcagggaaacgcaaatcaagaCCCCAGGACACTCCCAGCACACACCCACCCAGGCGTCTGTCACCAGAGACCCACGAGTGGTGGCGACGtgtggagcagtcagggcccCGTGTGCTGGTGAGGGGCCCAGTTCCCCACGGCTGCCTTCACAGATGTGTTGCCAATTCCTCCAGGCGCCAAATGTGAGTCAGAAGCACCGTCCCACCCTCACGGTGGGACAGCATTCGGCCGCCAACACCACCAGCTCCGGATATGCGCGGCAACATAAGGGAACCCTTATGTTGGGTGGGAGCCAAATGGAAGCAGCTGGACTCCAGCAACAAAGCCCTGCACTCGAAGAGCTCGGCTCAGGCGGCCCTGCAGAGTCGGGGGCACACGAGCGCCccccgggggctgggggaggggaggcaggactgCGTGCACCTACTTTTGGACTTGGTTTTTTATTGACGAAAATGTGTAAATATGAGCatcatcaaaaagttcacgggGTAGGGGCAAGGAGGGGGTGAGGCTGTGCCGTGGTggactgggcctctgcctgcagtgccgacatcccatacgggcgccggttcgagtcccggctgctccacttcccttccagctccctgctgacgccctgggaaagcagtggaagatggcatccTGCAGAGGCAGGGTCCACAGGTCCACAGGGGCCCAGCAGCCGGGGTGGGTCTGTCCCTAGGACCCACTGGCCCCTGGATCCACAGAGGACGACCCTTCCTCCTGGACTGTGAATCGGGAACTCTGGGAGCCCCAGCGCGCAGAGCTGCCTCCTCGCTCCTCCCTGCAGAACCGGCAGCCGTGCTGGGATTCCAAACGCAGGGGCGGGGCAGCCCTGAGCAGGTGCCAAACGGCCGCCGAGGCCGCTGTTGTGAGCCAATGAAGGGGTGGATGTGTGCGgatcagggtgggggtgggaggcaggctcCCAACGctgctgggctgtgggcatcAGCTGGTCCAACCTCCCCAGGAGAGCCACGGACCCTCGGCTGTTCCCAGAACAGAGTCCACGGAGCCAGCGCTCCTTGTGCTCAACGTTTACGTGTTTCTTTCCATTtcgtttgagagacagagagagagatcttttttgtttgtttgtttacaggcagagttagacagtgagagagagagacagagagaaaggtcttccttccgttggttcacccccaaatggctgctacagctggcgctgcgccgatccgaagccaggagccaggtgctccccctggtctcccatgcgggtgcagggcccaaggacctgggccatcctcccaggatggcactcccgggccacagcagagagctggactgaaagaggagcaaccgggactagaacccggcgcccatatgggatgctggcgctgcaggcggaggattaaccaagtgagctacggcgctgtccccgaggaaaaagagagagagagagagagagagatcttgtatctgctggttcactctccaaatggctggaggaaccagggctgggccaggccaaaggcaggagcctggagctccatccgggtctcccatgtaggcggcaggggctcaggtactgggGCCggcatctgctccctcccaggtgcacacgagcccagagctggatcagaaccagagagTGGGGACGCAGGCACTCCCACACAGGCTGTGCATTCTCAGGAccgcaccaaacacccacctcccaGAACTcccaacacaggagaccccgcCCCACCCTGGCCCACGCTGACCGTCCCCACCAGGGTCGGGGTCCCCGGCGAACGACGCTGCGGCTCCTGTCACAGTGGCGGCTGTACCTTGGGGCCATCGCAGCCTGAGTCACAGGGCCCAGCGCCGCCTCCAGGCTCCAGCACAGAACGGCAGACGCACCGCGGGGCCAGGGTGAGCCGActcctccagctcctcccacCTGAGCTACAGAGGAAGGGGCTCCACGCCCACCCCTTCCCCTCTGCTTCCGGCTACACAGCTCTGCtcccgtccccacccccacccctcgggCCAGCCTATACCTGGGGGCGTTCAGGGACCCCAGAAGGGTCAGCCTTCGGCTGGGCTGATGACCAGGAGCCCCATGCTCTGTTTTGGTCACCACTGCAAAAGTAGAAACAGTACAGTCCCACCCAGAGGACAGAAGTGAGGTGCCGGAAAAatgcaaaacacaacaaaaatagTAATGTGTTCACGAGTGAATTCCTAAAAATAGGCACCATTTCCccctggaaggtggcccaaacaGGAACCAGGAAGCGACCATAGCCCAGCCTCTTTCCTGACCTGGGCTGACATATAAAGGGCCCCGGCCCAGGAGGCTCCACACAGacacctccctctgcacctgctcctccgaCCACTCCACTccacctccagaaccatgggctgctctggctgttccgggggctgcggctccagctgtgggggctgcggctccagctgctgtgtgcccgtgtgctgctgcaagcccgtgtgctgctgtgtgcccgcctgctcctccagctgtggctcctgtgggggctgtggctcctgtgggggctccaaggggggctgtggctcctgtgggggctccaaggggggctgtggctcctgtgggggctcctgtgggggctgtggctcctgtgggggctccaaggggggctgtggctcctgtgggggctccaagggtggctgtggctcctgtgggggctccaagggaggctgtggctcctgtggctgctccaaggggggctgtggctcctgtgggggctccaaggggggctgtggctcctgtgggggctcctgtgggggctgtggctcctgtggctgctccaaggggggctgtggctcctgtgggggctccaagggaggctgtggctcctgtgggggctccaagggaggctgtggctcctgtggctgttccaaggggggctgtggctcctgtggctgctgtcagtccagctgctgcaaacCCTGCTGTTGCCAatccagctgttgcaaaccctgctgctcccagtccagctgctgtgtgcccgtgtgctgctgcaagcccgtgtgctgctgtgtgcccgcctgctcctccagctgtggctcctgtggctgctgccagtccagctgctgcaaaccctgctgctgccagtccagctgctgcaaaccctgctgctcccagtccagctgctgcaagtccagctgctgcaaaccctgctgctcccagtccagctgctgtgtgcccgtgtgctgccAGCGTAAGATCTGAGCCCAATGGTGCCAGCACTGttgcatggtaggctaagcctctgcctgcagcactagcatccagGCACcagatatgggcaccagtttgtgtcccagccgctcctctcctgatccaactctgctaaaaACCTGAGAAAGCGGCAGAGATGGCCCGAGCGCCCGGCCCTCTGCAcccaagaagcttctggctcctgtcccagccctggctgttgtagccaattggggagtgagccccaaatagaagatcctctctctctctgtctctctctctctgtctctctctgtctctctctctgtctctctgtctctgtctctctctttgtctctctctctaattctgcctcccaaataaataatctttaaaataaataaatagtaataataaaaatatctgaaGCTCTGTTCCTTGACCTCAAGTGGCACAGCCAATCCAAGAGCACTTGGAAGTGACGGGGGCCACAAATCACAGCTCTGCACCCCCTCTCGGTAGGATGTGCAGCCCAGACGTGCCGGCCCCAGGCTGTGGCTTCCGGGCTGGAGGGACGGGACGTCCTCGCGCCCTATGCCTTGTCTGGAACCTCTGCCTCATGCTTTGGGGTCTGAGccatttccctcccacccctcagAGACCCAatccccagagcccagcccctcccccaaggccGAGAGtctaggacacacacacacacacacacacacacaccccagtcagctctccaaGTCCAGATAAGCCCACTGCTGCCCGGGACTGCCCGGCGGGGCGCGGTGGCACCTGCACCTCTGCCTCGGGTTCGCACAGAGAAACCCGGCGCTGACACTCTGCTTGCTTTGCGGCGTTATCCGGCAGAGCCACCACAGAGAACGAAGCCGAAAATGTAACAGCGGGGTCAAGAAGGCAACATTCTCATGATTTCAGCCGGCTGCGTTGTGAGCCCGGGGAGAAAGCGCCGCGGCGCGCGGGtgagtggggcaggggctgggctggcgtGGGCGGCGCGACCTCGGAGCCGC from Oryctolagus cuniculus chromosome 1, mOryCun1.1, whole genome shotgun sequence includes these protein-coding regions:
- the LOC138847612 gene encoding uncharacterized protein; its protein translation is MPTSRAESGEYWVGPTPTSGPAHQGRTLTGPGPGGSTQTPPSAPAPPTTPLHLQNHGLLWLFRGLRLQLWGLRLQLLCARVLLQARVLLCARLLLQLWLLWGLWLLWGLQGGLWLLWGLQGGLWLLWGLLWGLWLLWGLQGGLWLLWGLQGWLWLLWGLQGRLWLLWLLQGGLWLLWGLQGGLWLLWGLLWGLWLLWLLQGGLWLLWGLQGRLWLLWGLQGRLWLLWLFQGGLWLLWLLSVQLLQTLLLPIQLLQTLLLPVQLLCARVLLQARVLLCARLLLQLWLLWLLPVQLLQTLLLPVQLLQTLLLPVQLLQVQLLQTLLLPVQLLCARVLPA